The Thermoleophilia bacterium nucleotide sequence AGTGAGGCATACTCGGCGCCGTACCCTCGCCCCAGAACCATGTGCTCGTCTCCGGACGCACCGGCTTGAGCACGTCTTCGCTGCGCCGCCAGAGATCGGCCAACGTGCGTGCCGCCGACTCGTCGCCTTGGCCGGCGGCGACGCCGGGAAGGTAGTCGGCGACCGGCTGATCGAGAATGTTGTGCGGCGGAGTGCAGGCAACGACCTCGCCGCCGCGCCACACCAGCAGATTGCGGTAGCTGACGCCGGTGTAGAACTCGAACGCGCCGCCGCCCAGCGCCGCCTCGAGGGCAGCGATACAGCGGCGACTCTCGTCCGTGCTGATATGACCGGCGGCGTGATCCTTCATGACCCCGTCGACGATGGTGACGAAGTTGCAGCGATAGGAGACATCGTGCGGTCCGAGGTCGACGCCGATACTGGCGGCCTCGAGCGGGCTACGCCCGCTGTACACGGCCGCCGGATCGTACCCGAGCACCGCCAAGTTGGCGACGTCGCTACCGGGCGGCATGCCGTCGGGCACCGTGTGCACAAGCCCCACGGTGCCGCGTCGAGCCATCGCGTCCATGTTGGGTGTGTGGGCGACGGCCAGCGGCGTGCGTCCGTCGAGCTCGGCGATCGGCTCGTCGGCCATGCCGTCTGGCACCAACAGCACGCGCTTCGGCGTTGCTCTCTCGTCCATGTCTCCCTTTCGTCGCCCTCAGCCAACGAAACCGAAGAGATGCATCGGCTGCATCTCGAAGGCTTCGTACTTGGGGGTGTAGCGCTCCGTGTCGTAGAACCTGTCGACGTCGACCGTCTTCTTGTGGTCGACAACCGTCGCGATGGGCACCGAGCTGTAGCAGCCCTTACGCAGAGCCACCATACGGCCAGTCTCCCCGCGCATGATGAGATCGACGGCATGATTCCCGTAGACCGTCGGCACGATCGCATCAAGCGCGTCCGGCGGGCCACTACGCACGAAGTACCCCAGATTCATCGAGATCATCTCGATCTTGCTGCGGGCATCGTGCGCCGGC carries:
- a CDS encoding cofactor-independent phosphoglycerate mutase, which gives rise to MDERATPKRVLLVPDGMADEPIAELDGRTPLAVAHTPNMDAMARRGTVGLVHTVPDGMPPGSDVANLAVLGYDPAAVYSGRSPLEAASIGVDLGPHDVSYRCNFVTIVDGVMKDHAAGHISTDESRRCIAALEAALGGGAFEFYTGVSYRNLLVWRGGEVVACTPPHNILDQPVADYLPGVAAGQGDESAARTLADLWRRSEDVLKPVRPETSTWFWGEGTAPSMPHYSDLYGLSGAVVGAVDLIRGIGRYAGFEVLDVPGATGGLDTDYGAKAQAAIDALDRHDFVWVHVEAPDEAGHMGSLEEKLKAIERIDAEVLGPILASQHRPGVLVVPDHFTLLRTRTHLGAPVPFVFASGNAGECADSASYTEAGAEATGVVMSSGRELVRLFFEATK